A part of Vulcanisaeta moutnovskia 768-28 genomic DNA contains:
- a CDS encoding glycosyltransferase family 4 protein, translated as MNVLIISSPNIKGRGGQVRSYYVLKHLSRIPIENYVVTIDTPHHIVNELRNSGINIVNNISCNGSEINTCIAKLVRNIIKHITDLNIDMVVSHSEHPLFVLPAFISSALSNIPWTVIVQSHMYINPYLSYGRYVSITRFLRTMLALRAMNNTLVHLVSDVIQHELSRLGIGFRNYDVLEIPVGLDHELMKLCLNANQPKVYDLAFMGALAVEKGIYDLLYIVSKVVREYKPVRLLLLGDFSNPYERKKFIDLTRRLGIEEMIIYAGYKVGMEKYCELSKARVFLFPSYVDVLSISVLEALGMGLPAIVWDLPYAHQFRTNAVIRVRSRRDFVNKVITSLRDQAYIERLSKEARSFAMQYTWDAAANSEYKAYIKSLSWWYRRS; from the coding sequence ATGAATGTACTAATTATTTCAAGTCCTAATATTAAGGGAAGGGGCGGTCAGGTAAGGTCATATTACGTACTAAAGCACTTGTCAAGGATCCCCATCGAAAACTACGTAGTTACCATTGATACACCCCATCACATAGTTAATGAATTAAGGAATAGCGGTATTAACATAGTTAATAATATTTCATGTAATGGTTCCGAAATAAATACGTGCATTGCTAAACTGGTGCGCAACATAATAAAACACATTACCGACCTGAACATTGACATGGTAGTATCACACAGTGAACACCCATTATTCGTACTACCGGCATTCATCTCGTCAGCGCTTAGTAACATTCCTTGGACTGTGATTGTACAATCGCACATGTACATAAACCCATACCTTAGTTATGGGAGGTATGTATCAATTACACGCTTCCTAAGGACTATGCTTGCATTGCGAGCGATGAATAACACACTTGTTCACCTAGTATCTGATGTTATACAGCATGAATTATCAAGGTTAGGTATTGGGTTTAGGAATTATGATGTACTTGAAATACCAGTTGGTCTTGACCATGAATTAATGAAACTATGCCTCAATGCTAATCAGCCTAAGGTATATGACCTAGCATTCATGGGTGCTTTGGCTGTTGAGAAGGGAATTTATGACTTATTGTATATTGTTAGTAAAGTCGTACGTGAGTATAAGCCAGTTAGGTTATTATTATTGGGTGACTTTAGCAATCCTTACGAGAGGAAGAAGTTTATAGATTTAACTAGAAGACTCGGTATTGAGGAAATGATTATATATGCTGGGTATAAGGTCGGTATGGAGAAGTACTGTGAATTATCTAAGGCTAGGGTCTTTCTCTTCCCATCTTATGTCGATGTACTATCAATAAGTGTTCTCGAGGCATTAGGAATGGGATTGCCCGCGATAGTCTGGGATTTACCGTATGCCCATCAGTTTAGGACTAATGCTGTAATTAGAGTGCGAAGCCGCAGGGATTTCGTGAACAAGGTAATTACATCACTAAGGGATCAGGCATATATAGAAAGATTAAGTAAGGAGGCGAGGAGTTTCGCCATGCAATATACATGGGATGCAGCCGCTAATTCAGAGTATAAGGCTTACATTAAGTCATTATCGTGGTGGTATAGACGAAGCTAA
- a CDS encoding glycosyltransferase family 4 protein: MSETTKKNVVSIMVIAWPCIHSGGAERWWYYVIRELGSNDSVKVTVVVPVSLRRGCFICPAGFTRYGVDVRYVSLGGLRNFIKSVTKLIGTIRSDGIDYIVAGYQTPVVVLLGLVLGLASGRGCSVMFHNSIGWLPYTNDVKPLDVKNKVLVRLYQVINRVCRFIYVSPSITYDHMRVGLMARNEHSLMGAAVEFTELPQYRSINERDIDVVHLASISRFKGIYDVVEVLRMLKEYRDKLNAVIIGRMPRELEGDVRGMIRKYGLEDYVRLLGFVDEIKKFELLSRSRVMIYPSYFDTFAISVLEALTVGTPVVAYSIPAISMNYRTDSVVKIKVGDKRSMAIAVNELLNDPARLEQLSREAIIFSRRYSWRKIALQFLQRIIKE; encoded by the coding sequence ATGAGCGAGACTACTAAGAAGAATGTAGTAAGTATCATGGTTATTGCGTGGCCGTGTATTCACTCTGGTGGTGCTGAGAGGTGGTGGTATTACGTTATTAGGGAGTTGGGTAGTAATGATAGTGTTAAGGTTACGGTTGTTGTTCCCGTTAGTTTGCGGAGGGGATGTTTTATCTGCCCTGCTGGTTTTACGAGGTATGGTGTTGATGTGAGGTACGTGTCATTGGGTGGTTTACGTAACTTCATTAAGAGCGTGACTAAGTTGATTGGTACGATTAGATCTGATGGTATTGATTATATTGTTGCTGGTTATCAAACCCCGGTGGTTGTCCTCTTAGGTTTAGTATTAGGTTTAGCTTCTGGGAGGGGGTGTAGTGTCATGTTTCATAATTCAATTGGGTGGTTGCCATACACTAACGACGTAAAACCCCTAGACGTAAAGAATAAGGTGCTTGTTAGGTTGTACCAGGTCATTAATAGGGTGTGCAGGTTTATCTATGTGAGCCCATCAATAACATATGACCACATGCGTGTTGGTCTGATGGCACGGAACGAGCATAGCCTGATGGGCGCTGCCGTGGAGTTTACGGAATTACCTCAGTATAGGAGTATTAATGAGAGGGATATTGATGTGGTGCATCTAGCGTCTATATCGAGGTTTAAGGGTATATACGATGTGGTGGAGGTTCTACGAATGCTTAAGGAGTATAGAGACAAACTTAATGCTGTAATAATAGGGAGGATGCCCAGGGAACTTGAGGGTGATGTTAGGGGCATGATTAGGAAGTATGGGCTTGAGGATTATGTAAGGCTTCTCGGGTTTGTTGATGAGATTAAGAAGTTCGAGTTGCTGAGTAGGAGTAGGGTCATGATTTACCCCAGTTATTTTGATACATTCGCTATATCCGTACTTGAGGCGTTGACGGTAGGTACACCTGTTGTTGCGTATTCAATACCTGCAATCAGTATGAATTATAGGACTGACTCTGTGGTTAAGATTAAGGTTGGTGATAAGAGGTCTATGGCGATTGCCGTAAATGAACTATTGAATGACCCCGCACGGCTTGAACAATTATCGCGAGAAGCCATTATATTCTCAAGAAGGTACTCCTGGCGTAAGATTGCGCTTCAATTCCTTCAGAGAATCATTAAAGAATGA
- a CDS encoding SDR family NAD(P)-dependent oxidoreductase, with amino-acid sequence MGETILITGGAGFIGSHMVDRLVNEGFKVRVIDNLSSGRLENLKHLGTSIEAMIGDLKKPEDALKAVDGVDAVFHFAANPEVRVSTTNPETHFNENVVATFNLLEAMRRRGVKELVFASSSSVYGEPSEIPVGEDAPIRPVSVYGASKAACENLIHAYTRLYGIRAVVLRYANVVGPRLRHGVVWDFMNKLRTNPRELEVLGNGTQVRSYIYIDDAVEATILAWRKASDAFNVFNVASEDWITVDEVAKIVIETMGLKDVKIIHKPVAHGVGWLGDVKKIALKIERLKALGFKPKLNSAQAVKETVLGMM; translated from the coding sequence ATGGGCGAGACAATACTAATCACTGGCGGGGCTGGGTTCATAGGTAGCCACATGGTGGATAGGTTAGTCAACGAGGGCTTCAAGGTCAGGGTAATCGACAACCTAAGTAGCGGCAGGCTGGAAAACCTGAAGCACCTCGGCACCTCAATAGAGGCCATGATTGGTGACTTGAAGAAACCAGAGGACGCACTCAAGGCAGTAGACGGGGTGGATGCAGTCTTCCACTTCGCTGCGAATCCGGAGGTTAGGGTAAGCACCACAAACCCGGAGACCCACTTCAACGAGAATGTGGTGGCCACATTCAACCTACTTGAGGCAATGAGGAGGAGAGGCGTTAAGGAGTTGGTCTTCGCGTCCTCAAGCTCGGTCTACGGCGAACCAAGCGAAATACCAGTCGGTGAGGACGCGCCGATTAGGCCGGTCTCGGTGTACGGAGCAAGCAAGGCGGCTTGCGAAAACCTAATACACGCCTACACGAGACTCTACGGCATTAGGGCCGTGGTGCTCAGGTACGCCAATGTCGTTGGACCAAGGCTAAGACACGGCGTCGTCTGGGACTTCATGAACAAGCTCAGGACTAACCCAAGGGAGCTTGAGGTGCTTGGCAACGGTACCCAGGTCAGGAGTTACATATACATTGATGATGCCGTGGAGGCGACAATACTGGCCTGGAGAAAGGCTAGTGATGCATTCAATGTCTTTAACGTCGCGTCAGAGGATTGGATAACCGTAGACGAGGTGGCTAAGATAGTCATCGAGACCATGGGGCTCAAGGACGTGAAAATAATCCATAAACCAGTCGCGCATGGAGTTGGCTGGCTAGGTGACGTAAAGAAAATAGCACTTAAAATAGAGAGGTTAAAGGCATTAGGCTTCAAACCGAAATTAAATAGCGCACAGGCTGTTAAGGAAACCGTTCTGGGCATGATGTAG
- a CDS encoding glycosyltransferase family 4 protein: MKIVHVHHHYWPVVGGLENVVKALAEGMAKLRHEVHVITSQYGAENRPREEVINGVHIHRVKAVRLGYPDLTYPLKVPRDLLRNADVVHGHSQNSLFTVKVVEEAKKLGIKTMMHFMAVDALRDHPNALVRLLGPKYSNTMLKRALGIADVRLARSLRDKALIEGRFGVNVEYVPDGVPRWFIERDYLGDAFRSKYGINGDYVLYVGRLHPLKGVDVLIKAMSLVINKIDLRLVIVGPGERRPYMELARRVGVDKHVFFLGFISEEDKVGAIDGSIGVVLPSISNYVEVYPMIITEAWARAKPIIATMVGGVLYRVKHMTNGLLVSPRNPAALAEAIVTLAEDKELGRRLGAEGRKSVLTWDEIVNKLLSIYSGG, encoded by the coding sequence ATGAAGATAGTCCACGTTCATCACCACTACTGGCCCGTGGTTGGCGGCTTAGAGAATGTGGTTAAGGCCCTGGCTGAGGGCATGGCTAAGCTTAGGCATGAAGTCCACGTGATAACGAGCCAATACGGAGCCGAGAACAGACCCAGGGAGGAGGTTATTAACGGCGTCCATATTCATAGGGTTAAGGCGGTTAGGCTAGGTTACCCAGACTTAACCTACCCACTGAAGGTGCCTAGAGACCTTTTGAGGAATGCTGATGTTGTTCATGGGCATAGCCAAAACAGCCTATTCACAGTCAAGGTCGTCGAGGAAGCCAAGAAGCTTGGCATAAAGACTATGATGCATTTCATGGCTGTAGACGCCTTGAGGGATCACCCAAACGCACTGGTCCGGTTGTTAGGTCCTAAGTACTCAAATACCATGCTTAAAAGGGCATTAGGCATTGCCGATGTGCGGTTGGCACGTAGCCTCAGGGATAAGGCACTGATTGAGGGTAGGTTTGGTGTAAATGTGGAATACGTGCCTGATGGAGTTCCCAGGTGGTTTATAGAGCGTGATTATCTTGGCGACGCGTTTAGGAGTAAATACGGTATAAATGGTGATTACGTGCTCTACGTGGGTAGGTTACACCCATTGAAGGGCGTTGACGTGTTAATAAAGGCGATGAGTTTGGTGATAAATAAGATCGACTTAAGGCTTGTCATTGTAGGGCCTGGTGAGCGGAGACCATACATGGAGTTGGCGCGCAGGGTTGGCGTTGATAAGCACGTGTTCTTCCTAGGCTTCATAAGTGAGGAGGATAAGGTTGGGGCCATCGATGGTTCTATAGGTGTTGTTTTACCGAGCATAAGCAATTATGTGGAGGTCTACCCAATGATAATAACAGAGGCCTGGGCCAGGGCTAAGCCGATAATAGCGACAATGGTTGGCGGCGTACTATACAGGGTAAAGCACATGACAAATGGACTTCTCGTATCGCCTAGGAACCCAGCGGCGCTCGCAGAGGCCATAGTAACACTAGCAGAGGACAAAGAATTAGGCAGGAGATTGGGGGCTGAGGGTAGGAAGTCCGTGCTCACCTGGGACGAGATAGTGAATAAACTATTAAGCATATACTCGGGTGGGTAA
- a CDS encoding glycosyltransferase family 2 protein, with translation MKINRALHEIRDALEGKVQPISAKRLPLVTICIPTRNEEHFIGQALFAIQRINVYPRYEVIVVDNLSSDRTRDIAKTFGAKIIENTHVGKLGLSRHMCSLEAGGEIIVQIDADTVLTPFILYRTVINLMKQKLGIYHVSHYYYDAYNLAAHYYDKYFRKPYKTTGHFIAYTRELYDYVQFDVNAALATEDYKFGEDVYRRFGSKIFKFDTNETVLVSARGYKRRGLLRELNYLLRET, from the coding sequence ATGAAAATTAATAGGGCACTTCACGAGATAAGGGATGCCTTAGAGGGGAAAGTGCAACCAATAAGTGCTAAAAGATTGCCCCTAGTCACAATCTGTATACCAACGAGAAATGAGGAACACTTCATAGGACAGGCACTCTTTGCAATACAGAGAATTAATGTATATCCCAGGTATGAAGTCATCGTAGTTGATAATTTATCGAGTGATAGGACAAGAGATATAGCAAAAACGTTCGGCGCGAAAATTATTGAAAATACTCACGTAGGTAAATTAGGCCTATCTAGGCACATGTGCTCGCTGGAGGCGGGGGGTGAAATAATAGTACAAATTGATGCGGATACTGTACTAACACCATTCATACTTTATAGAACAGTGATCAACTTAATGAAACAGAAGCTTGGTATCTATCATGTTTCGCATTACTACTATGATGCTTATAATTTGGCAGCTCATTATTACGATAAATACTTCAGGAAACCGTATAAAACAACGGGGCACTTCATAGCTTACACTCGCGAATTGTATGATTACGTTCAATTTGATGTAAATGCGGCATTAGCAACGGAAGACTACAAATTTGGCGAAGACGTCTATAGGAGATTTGGTTCAAAGATTTTCAAATTCGATACAAACGAGACAGTATTAGTAAGCGCCAGAGGCTACAAACGTAGAGGATTACTAAGGGAGCTCAACTATCTTCTAAGAGAGACATAA
- a CDS encoding glycosyltransferase family 4 protein, giving the protein MVKALTEGRIEVIPNGVEEDRCDVNSNAKANNQVLYLGKISKSKNINLLIKAMNYVTKEMKSAKLILAGPDEGLIHDILNYAERHGINTQYMGEVSEELKHKLYLESTIYALPSLYEPFGITLLEAGIHGTPSTITGNGGQAEAAPPNLASLWAEPKPEKYGEAITTLLTDEELRKKLKTQAKEWAQKHLWNKVLPRYEELYNKLISNE; this is encoded by the coding sequence GTGGTTAAGGCCTTGACTGAGGGTAGGATCGAGGTAATACCAAACGGCGTTGAGGAGGACAGATGCGACGTTAATAGTAACGCCAAGGCTAATAACCAAGTCCTCTACCTGGGCAAGATAAGCAAGTCAAAGAACATAAACCTACTCATCAAGGCAATGAATTACGTAACTAAGGAAATGAAGAGCGCCAAGTTAATCCTGGCAGGGCCAGACGAAGGCTTAATCCACGACATACTAAACTACGCAGAGAGACACGGCATAAACACGCAGTACATGGGCGAGGTGAGTGAGGAGCTGAAGCATAAGCTGTACCTGGAAAGCACAATCTACGCGCTGCCATCACTATACGAACCATTCGGAATAACACTACTTGAGGCTGGAATCCACGGAACACCATCAACAATAACGGGAAACGGAGGACAAGCAGAGGCCGCACCACCAAATCTGGCGAGCCTATGGGCAGAGCCCAAGCCGGAGAAATACGGAGAAGCCATAACCACATTATTAACCGATGAGGAATTAAGGAAGAAGCTCAAAACCCAAGCCAAGGAATGGGCGCAAAAACACTTATGGAATAAAGTACTACCCAGGTACGAGGAACTCTACAATAAGCTTATCAGCAATGAATAG
- a CDS encoding glycosyltransferase family 4 protein — MRIIHVAPFYYPVIGGVEDVVKHIAEHMAGKGHEVYVVTYNRLRVGCIGSLPREETINGVRVIRLRPGITWSHGTYSPELPQVIKSLKPDIVHVHVWRHPHVFQVAKLKRQLRFKAILHGHMPFYPIFKVGPVTWGYYQLVDTFFNNTLKYYDEYIALIPLEKDIVINKLHVDGDKVAIIPNGIEYVPKTDVDKNQDQILYLGRISKDKNVSLLIKSMIYLKGKARLVLAGPDEGILRSLYQFAVRHNIRISYLGVVSDEEKYKLYLSSRIFAFPSKYDAMPVTLLEVASTGTPSVITGWGGQIYTAPPGRASLWAPPKPKEYAGAILSLITDEDFYKKLSSKAKEWAQYFLWRKILQIYEKLYEGLM, encoded by the coding sequence ATGAGGATAATACACGTAGCACCCTTCTACTACCCCGTGATCGGCGGCGTTGAGGACGTGGTTAAGCACATAGCCGAACACATGGCTGGCAAGGGTCATGAGGTCTATGTGGTGACCTACAATAGGCTTAGGGTAGGCTGCATCGGCTCATTGCCCAGGGAGGAGACTATAAACGGCGTCAGGGTAATCAGGCTTAGGCCAGGCATAACCTGGAGCCACGGAACCTACAGCCCAGAACTACCCCAGGTCATAAAGTCACTAAAGCCAGACATAGTCCACGTGCACGTCTGGAGGCACCCACATGTATTTCAAGTAGCTAAACTTAAGCGACAGCTTAGATTTAAAGCCATACTACATGGCCATATGCCTTTTTATCCTATCTTTAAAGTAGGCCCAGTTACATGGGGTTATTACCAACTTGTTGATACTTTCTTTAATAATACCTTGAAATATTACGATGAATATATAGCATTAATACCATTAGAAAAAGATATAGTTATAAATAAGCTACATGTAGATGGAGATAAAGTGGCAATAATACCAAACGGTATAGAGTATGTACCAAAAACTGATGTCGATAAAAATCAAGATCAAATATTGTACCTAGGCAGAATAAGTAAGGATAAGAATGTATCATTATTGATTAAATCAATGATATACCTTAAAGGTAAAGCAAGATTAGTACTAGCAGGGCCTGATGAAGGAATTCTTAGATCTTTATACCAATTCGCAGTAAGGCACAACATCAGGATATCATATTTAGGAGTTGTTAGTGATGAGGAAAAGTATAAGCTCTACTTATCATCAAGGATATTTGCATTCCCATCAAAGTATGATGCAATGCCGGTAACGTTGCTGGAAGTGGCATCAACGGGCACTCCCTCTGTAATAACGGGATGGGGAGGTCAAATATACACAGCACCACCAGGAAGAGCAAGCTTATGGGCTCCACCAAAGCCTAAGGAATACGCTGGGGCAATCTTAAGTCTGATAACAGATGAGGATTTTTATAAGAAGTTAAGTAGTAAAGCCAAAGAATGGGCACAATACTTCCTGTGGAGAAAAATTTTACAAATATACGAAAAACTGTATGAGGGCCTGATGTGA
- a CDS encoding ATP-binding protein: MRRIKLPLVPNLQVEFTDRDLALRRVEEWVDRGMRLVEVVYGPEGCGKTAWLLQSMELLRDYGFDVVYVNPLNGQVYAEVGVRDLRNELFKLVQEAINQNALARIAWIAYNVINELIRVRRGRVAILADDVFQVIGVRESAMYVKALLNLIEYPPAEYERVITIVTTSEGLSRREIGRHTWAHLDVMWNMARESFKQLYSQLPSGKLGLEEAWRITGGNPRMLGELITKGWNTKEVVNWLMDSKTITQSFINKWRNWLEKAIENPDTLWANAPEELINELTERNLIIHPLPSRDSITWIDQPPPEKDLELGIGKYVAWQTPLHREAVRRTLQELT; this comes from the coding sequence ATGAGAAGAATCAAATTACCACTAGTCCCAAACCTCCAGGTCGAGTTCACCGATAGGGATTTGGCCCTTAGGCGTGTTGAGGAGTGGGTCGATAGGGGTATGAGGCTTGTGGAGGTGGTTTATGGTCCGGAGGGCTGTGGTAAGACTGCGTGGCTATTGCAGTCAATGGAGCTCCTTAGGGATTATGGCTTTGATGTGGTTTACGTAAATCCACTGAACGGTCAGGTCTACGCCGAGGTTGGGGTTAGGGACTTGAGGAATGAGCTTTTCAAGCTTGTCCAGGAGGCGATTAATCAAAACGCCCTGGCTAGGATAGCTTGGATCGCCTACAACGTGATTAATGAATTAATAAGGGTGAGGCGGGGCAGGGTGGCCATACTGGCTGATGACGTATTCCAAGTAATTGGGGTCAGGGAGTCGGCGATGTACGTTAAGGCGCTGCTAAACCTCATTGAGTACCCACCGGCTGAGTACGAGAGGGTGATAACCATAGTGACCACGAGTGAGGGTTTGTCGAGGAGGGAAATAGGCAGGCACACGTGGGCGCACCTAGACGTAATGTGGAACATGGCGAGGGAGAGCTTTAAACAACTATACAGTCAATTACCCAGCGGTAAGTTAGGCCTTGAGGAGGCCTGGAGAATAACCGGTGGAAACCCAAGAATGTTGGGTGAATTAATCACAAAGGGCTGGAACACCAAGGAAGTAGTCAACTGGCTAATGGATTCCAAAACCATTACGCAAAGCTTCATAAACAAATGGCGCAACTGGCTCGAGAAAGCCATCGAAAACCCAGACACCCTATGGGCCAACGCACCCGAGGAACTAATAAACGAACTAACCGAACGCAACCTAATAATCCACCCACTACCAAGCAGAGACTCAATAACCTGGATAGACCAACCACCACCAGAGAAAGACCTCGAGCTCGGTATTGGTAAGTACGTCGCTTGGCAAACACCACTGCATAGAGAGGCCGTGAGAAGGACGCTTCAGGAATTAACATGA